A genomic segment from Clostridium pasteurianum BC1 encodes:
- a CDS encoding tRNA1(Val) (adenine(37)-N6)-methyltransferase, producing MSLLRENETLDDLQLKGIFVIQKKNAFRFGIDAVLLANFAKIKKDSTVIDLCSGTGIVPFIISAKTEASDIVGIEIQEDMVDMANRSAAYNKLNDKIKFIHKDIKDIEFIKTMAKANVITVNPPYKLINSGILNPNDKNAIARHEICCNLEDVIIAARILLKDNGRMFMVHRPERLVDILCLMRKHRIEPKTIQMIHPTLKKAPNIVLIEGQRDGGAFLKWREPIYVHKEDGSYTNEIEKIYARV from the coding sequence AAAGGTATTTTTGTTATACAAAAAAAGAATGCATTTAGGTTTGGAATAGACGCAGTACTTCTAGCAAATTTCGCCAAGATAAAGAAAGATTCTACAGTAATAGATCTATGCTCGGGAACAGGAATAGTGCCATTTATAATTTCAGCGAAAACAGAGGCTTCAGACATAGTTGGAATAGAGATTCAAGAAGATATGGTAGACATGGCTAATAGATCTGCAGCTTATAATAAATTAAATGATAAAATTAAATTTATACATAAAGATATTAAAGATATTGAATTTATTAAAACTATGGCAAAAGCAAATGTGATTACAGTGAATCCTCCATACAAACTTATAAATTCAGGAATTTTAAATCCTAATGATAAAAATGCTATAGCAAGACATGAAATATGTTGCAATTTAGAGGATGTAATAATTGCAGCTAGAATACTTTTAAAGGATAATGGAAGGATGTTTATGGTTCATAGACCAGAAAGATTAGTAGATATACTTTGTCTTATGAGAAAACATAGAATAGAGCCTAAAACTATACAAATGATACATCCTACTTTAAAAAAAGCACCTAATATTGTACTTATAGAAGGACAGAGAGATGGTGGTGCATTTCTTAAATGGAGAGAACCAATTTATGTACACAAGGAGGACGGAAGTTATACTAATGAAATAGAAAAGATTTATGCAAGAGTATAG